Proteins encoded together in one Triticum dicoccoides isolate Atlit2015 ecotype Zavitan chromosome 7B, WEW_v2.0, whole genome shotgun sequence window:
- the LOC119337360 gene encoding protein SWEETIE-like isoform X1, with protein sequence MAKRGVAGGEPIPLSRFGALVAQLESVVASARQKPPDALLCFDLLSELSSALDEAPKDTIQLWQRKCEDALQSLLVFGACRPVRRLASSAMGRIIQKGDAISVYSRASTLQGWLVDVKRADPMACAGAAQCLGEIYRLFGRKITTGLIETSNIVAKLMKYHEDFVRQDALLLLENALEGSGGGGSGAAYLEAFRIIMRGGISDKSYIVRVAAARCLNAFANIGGPGLGMAELDTSMSCCVKGLEDNVSAVRDSFAEALGAILALAVNPDAQVTKGGKKQNVSTKKFDDGIQKHLILPFVKANGANAKKLRVGLSLSWVFFLQMIHMKYGTLDSELQNYAVQVMEILQGNGSPDPHALACVLYVLRVGFADQMTEPTQGEFLVFLGKKLESSNYSAPTRVATLRILSYLLRSLGEVPSEFKDILDNTVVAALSHSSANVRVEAALTLRALAEVDPTCVGGLVSYGITTLHALRETLSFDKGKNLNHELDSLHGQATVLATLVAISPKLLLGYPARLPNSVLELSKKMLNGFSRNPVAAIAEREAGWLLLASLLASMPKEELEDQVFDVLLLWASPFTGNPESYLSHIQDWASELRVLSVAIEALTAFIRSFVSPIIATANGGILLNPVLAYLGGALSLISSLSAKQLPNLKSALNLFTTRTLMAYQSLSNPVVYQSEHEQMLQLCSSPFSDPSGWEESSCLKFLLDKRDASLGPWIPGRDSFEDELRAFDGGVDGFLPCVWDDEISNFPQPESVSKMLVNQMLLCYGSIFACQDNTAKIRLLNNIDQCLKAGKKYSWYMFLVSNACVALLSGLKELLTLRGAQSLPTDIFSMIQSIFKGILGESEISTAQRRAACEGLGLLARTGNDIFTARMARSLLGELATPVDLSYAASVALSLGCIHRTAGGIALSTLVTPTVNSLSHLSKSSNSNLQLWSLHALLLTIEAAGLSYVSQVQGTLFLAMEILLLEENGYVDFRQEIGHLINAIVAVLGPELAPGSIFFSRCKSVIAEISSSNETATLLESVRFAQQLVLFAPQAVPVHSHVQGLVPTLFSRQPSHRYLAVSTLRHLIERDPAAMINENIEENLFSMLDGETDSEIATLVRATIIRLLYTSCPLHPSRWLAVLRNMVLATSVTRNTSESLTSSGHDSVDSTHENDVYGEDDDNMISGPKQEQVNWSAPISSQFSRRNKHLRYRTRVFAAECVSHVPVAVGTEPAHFDLLLARSAIAKGTYLSNDWLVLKLQELVSLSYQISTGQFEGMQPIGVQLLCLIMDKFGMTVDPEFPGHILLEQFQAQLVSAVKTAISTTSGPLLLEAGLELATKVMTSSVICGDKVALNRLFLLISRPLSDIEGLFYPSFADWVVCKIKVRLLTAHAAVKCYTYQFLRAKENVPDEHQQLAPLLANSSTLLGKYWVGALKDYFSIIFGLHSRINHKPFLDGIQSLLVSSKVQKYLDEVWTLILQATALDAAPVEFGADDSEDVHEHMFISGRSMVKLEESDFQFLWGQSVLVLFHSHQSTENGSVKMKLDCSKENFFSNIVFYGLDNPRPCDQVLPVLLSLTTEAFFSKDFLSVDICQELLQALIYADCSGAPVVSLFSKIIRLCPDKFFEAEDFVFVALELYSYCLAMVLQSRDGNSQELSSNNLLPELSSASETMGCRMNNKHLWKLMMVLLSTSHQSFQLVSTDQCLSNIISFLHNILPFMKKCFRERVEPGDVHTNPQVALGALISLLAYFCTECDNRISMLENKISDSYRLLAKILFFCSGEVIALAKLVHEIEFLNENGTKNDVHMCDSFRHCIHIIQGSLRSTNMQVQMLGIHVLKTCAQRELTEVSQTETHSFMILLGELLGDVFDLMQTALKNCSSQESVNVIDDCLKLLFLFHTLAQSQKYQQEATVLLLDALLMVFYLSDDNASQELAEVNTISKKFFSHFIQIPSAAIQIKDVMLSAPPTKRQQLQDMIRASVSHGQIMVPLNTSAQSQQNVQDSSKKPGSVAIASGADAVEEKDGNEVSDDDWDDDWDTFQSLPATATKDDADSAIAVSPIPEQGSIASSQEQIHQGNTNHDIGDMDVAVGTIEGRKSADRVFGEASASQCSSPKPQINRESLESSYEDDEEVPRYPAVDCVEQPADVLMNDKTVSELPQDHDNQFGCNERNNGDLEDEGTDSAIEDNKEDALGGTRSSEGDALDENIACRDDSTDSLNKSSDVVVSEGSDMPSTVDTKESGVELAPSSHGPGTMNASLSGNHISTSKASEHPGSADTEPESSVGESSES encoded by the exons GTGCAGCACAATGCCTAGGAGAAATTTACCGCTTATTCGGGCGCAAGATTACCACAGGATTGATTGAGACATCAAACATCGTAGCAAAACTGATGAAATATCATGAG GACTTTGTAAGGCAAGATGCACTCCTCTTGCTTGAGAATGCATTGGAAGGCTCTGGTGGTGGTGGTAGTGGTGCAGCTTACTTGGAGGCTTTCCGCATAATCATGCGAGGAGGCATAAGTGACAAATCATATATTGTTAGAGTAGCAGCAGCGCGATGCTTGAACGCCTTTGCTAATATAGGTGGGCCTGGGTTGGGGATGGCTGAACTTGATACTTCAATGTCTTGTTGTGTTAAG GGCTTGGAAGATAATGTGTCAGCAGTTAGAGATTCATTTGCAGAAGCACTTGGTGCCATACTTGCTCTTGCAGTGAACCCAGATGCACAG GTAACTAAAGGAGGAAAAAAGCAAAATGTTTCTACAAAGAAATTTGATGATGGTATACAGAAGCATTTAATTTTGCCATTTGTTAAAG CAAATGGAGCCAATGCAAAGAAACTCCGAGTTGGTTTGTCTCTATCGTGGGTGTTCTTTTTGCAG ATGATCCATATGAAGTACGGTACCCTGGACAGTGAACTTCAAAACTATGCTGTACAAGTGATGGAAATTCTCCAAGGGAATGGTTCTCCTGATCCACACGCATTG GCATGTGTGCTATATGTCCTCCGAGTTGGTTTTGCTGACCAGATGACCGAGCCAACGCAGGGTGAATTTTTGGTATTTCTGGGGAAAAAG TTGGAGTCTTCAAATTATTCTGCTCCGACGAGAGTGGCAACATTACGCATTCTATCTTACCTCTTGAGAAGCTTGGGCGAG GTTCCATCTGAATTCAAGGATATTCTTGATAATACAGTTGTTGCAGCATTATCTCATTCTTCAGCAAAT GTTCGTGTCGAGGCAGCTTTAACATTGCGTGCTTTAGCGGAAGTTGATCCGACATGTGTTGGCGGTTTAGTCTCATATGGTATTACAACATTACATGCTCTCAGGGAGACTTTATCATTTGACAAG GGTAAAAATCTGAACCATGAGCTTGATTCGCTACATGGACAGGCTACTGTATTAGCTACTCTCGTTGCGATCTCGCCAAAGTTACTTCTTGGTTACCCTGCAAG GCTGCCCAATTCCGTACTTGAGTTGTCCAAAAAGATGCTGAATGGCTTCAGCCGAAACCCAGTGGCTGCTATAGCAGAGCGTGAAGCTGGCTGGTTGTTATTAGCTTCTCTTTTAGCATCCATGCCAAAAGAG GAGCTGGAAGATCAAGTGTTTGATGTTCTTTTGCTATGGGCTAGTCCTTTTACTGGAAATCCTGAGTCGTACCTTAGTCATATACAGGACTGGGCATCAGAACTGCG TGTTCTGTCGGTTGCAATCGAGGCTCTTACTGCTTTCATAAGAAGCTTTGTTTCTCCCATTATCGCAACTGCTAATGGTGGAATCTTACTTAACCCTGTCCTGGCCTACCTTGGTGG AGCTTTATCCCTTATATCTTCGTTGAGCGCTAAGCAACTGCCAAATCTCAAGTCTGCACTGAATCTCTTCACAACTAGAACACTGATGGCGTATCAGTCCCTTTCCAATCCAGTGGTTTATCAATCAGAGCATGAGCAAATGCTTCAGCTGTGTTCAAGCCCATTCAG TGACCCTTCCGGATGGGAAGAAAGCTCATGCTTGAAGTTTCTGTTAGACAAGAGAGATGCTTCTTTGGGCCCGTGGATACCTGGAAG GGATTCATTTGAGGATGAACTACGAGCTTTTGATGGTGGTGTTGATGGATTTCTACCATGTGTGTGGGATGACGAAATCAGCAACTTTCCTCAG CCAGAATCAGTAAGCAAAATGCTGGTTAATCAGATGCTTCTGTGCTATGGTTCTATCTTTGCATGTCAG GACAATACTGCCAAGATAAGACTCCTGAACAATATTGACCAGTGCCTCAAGGCTGGGAAGAAGTACTCTTGGTATATGTTTCTTGTTTCAAATGCCTGTGTTGCTCTATTGTCAGGGCTAAAG GAGTTACTGACTTTACGTGGCGCTCAATCATTGCCAACTGATATATTTAGTATGATCCAATCTATATTCAAG GGCATCCTAGGGGAGAGTGAAATTTCTACAGCACAACGGCGGGCAGCATGTGAGGGTCTTGGTTTACTGGCACGCACTGGGAATGATATATTCACCGCAAGAATG GCTCGTTCCCTTCTTGGAGAGCTAGCAACACCAGTGGATCTGAGCTATGCAGCATCGGTTGCACTTTCATTGGGATGCATTCATCGAAC TGCAGGGGGAATAGCATTATCTACTCTGGTCACTCCAACTGTGAACTCGCTGTCTCATTTGAGTAAGAGTTCTAATTCTAACCTGCAGTTGTGGTCACTCCATGCTCTTCTTTTGACCATCGAAGCTGCTGGCTTGTCTTACGTCTCCCAGGTTCAG GGGACACTTTTCCTTGCTATGGAAATTCTTCTGTTGGAAGAAAATGGTTACGTGGATTTTAGACAGGAAATAGGCCATCTTATCAATGCAATAGTGGCAGTTCTCGGTCCTGAACTTGCTCCGGGTAGCATATTCTTTTCACGCTGCAAG TCTGTCATTGCAGAGATAAGCTCCTCAAATGAAACGGCTACACTTCTAGA atcagttaggTTTGCTCAGCAGCTTGTTCTTTTTGCTCCTCAAGCTGTTCCTGTGCATTCCCACGTTCAAGGTCTTGTCCCAACGCTTTTCTCAAGACAG CCAAGCCATAGGTATTTAGCAGTGTCGACATTGCGTCATCTGATTGAAAGAGACCCG GCTGCAATGATCAATGAGAACATCGAAGAGAATCTGTTCAGTATGCTTGATGGGGAAACCGACTCTGA AATAGCAACATTGGTTCGGGCGACTATTATTCGCTTATTGTATACATCATGTCCACTGCATCCATCTCGATGGTTAGCCGTTCTGCGGAATATG GTTCTTGCTACATCAGTTACAAGAAATACGAGTGAAAGTCTGACCAGTTCTGGACATGATTCCGTTGACAGTACACATGAGAATGATGTGTATGGAGAAGATGACGACAATATGATTTCCGGCCCAAAGCAGGAGCAAGTAAACTGGTCTGCTCCTATATCGAGTCAGTTTTCTCGAAGAAATAAGCACCTCAGATACCGCACTAGGGTATTTGCAGCAGA ATGTGTTAGCCATGTACCGGTTGCAGTTGGAACAGAACCAGCTCATTTTGATCTCTTGTTGGCAAGGAGTGCAATAGCTAAGGGGACTTATTTATCAAATGATTGGCTCGTGCTTAAGCTACAGGAGTTGGTCTCGCTTTCGTATCAG ATAAGTACTGGACAGTTTGAGGGCATGCAACCGATAGGCGTGCAGCTTTTATGTTTGATTATGGACAAG TTTGGCATGACAGTGGATCCTGAATTTCCTGGACATATCTTGTTAGAACAATTTCAG GCTCAGCTTGTTTCAGCTGTTAAAACGGCAATAAGTACTACTTCTGGTCCACTTCTATTGGAGGCTGGCCTTGAACTTGCTACAAAG GTTATGACGAGCAGCGTCATTTGTGGGGACAAAGTAGCCCTTAATCGACTCTTTTTGCTAATATCCCGTCCACTAAGTGATATAGAGGGCCTTTTTTACCCATCTTTTGCTGACTGGGTTGTGTGTAAG ATCAAAGTGCGCCTTCTTACAGCGCATGCTGCAGTAAAATGTTACACCTATCAATTCTTGAGGGCAAAGGAAAATGTCCCTGATGAACACCAGCAGCTGGCACCTTTACTAGCAAATAGCTCAACGCTATTGGGGAAATATTGGGTTGGAGCCCTCAAGGATTACTTTTCTATAATCTTTGGCTTGCATTCAAGAATTAAT CACAAGCCATTCCTTGATGGAATTCAGTCATTATTGGTCTCGTCGAAGGTACAGAAGTATCTTGATGAAGTTTGGACACTGATTCTCCAGGCAACAGCTCTTGATGCAGCTCCTGTGGAGTTCGGCGCGGATGATTCTGAAGATGTTCATGAACACATGTTTATCTCTGGACGTAGTATGGTCAAATTGGAGGAAAGTGATTTCCAGTTTCTCTGGGGACAATCTGTCCTTGTGCTATTTCATTCACACCAATCgacggagaatggttctgtcaagaTGAAGCTTGACTGTAGCAAAGAGAATTTTTTTTCGAACATTGTTTTCTATGGACTAGATAATCCAAGACCATGTGATCAAGTCTTACCTGTGTTATTGTCCCTCACAACTGAAGCCTTTTTCAGCAAGGATTTCCTTTCAGTCGATATTTGCCAGGAACTCCTTCAG GCTCTAATATATGCTGATTGCTCTGGTGCTCCTGTTGTATCTCTGTTCTCAAAG ATTATAAGACTCTGCCCTGACAAGTTTTTTGAGgcggaagactttgtctttgttgcatTAGAGTTATACTCTTATTGTCTTGCCATGGTACTTCAAAG CAGGGATGGAAATTCCCAGGAATTGTCAAGTAACAACTTACTTCCTGAACTATCTTCTGCAAGTGAGACTATGGGTTGCCGAATGAACAATAAG CATTTGTGGAAGCTAATGATGGTACTGCTATCCACATCGCATCAATCGTTTCAACTAGTCTCGACTGATCAGTGCTTGTCAAATATCATCTCCTTTCTGCATAATATCTTGCCTTTCATGAAGAAGTGCTTTAGAG AAAGAGTTGAACCAGGTGATGTGCACACCAATCCGCAAGTTGCATTAGGAGCTTTGATTAGCCTGTTGGCATACTTCTGTACAGAATGCGATAATAGGATTTCAATGCTGGAAAACAAGATTTCTGATTCCTACAGGCTGTTGGCGAAGATACTATTTTTTTGTTCCGGAGAAGTCATTGCTCTTGCCAAACTTGTTCACGAGATTGAGTTTCTTAATGAAAATGGTACTAAGAATGATGTGCATATGTGTGACAGCTTTAGGCATTGCATACACATTATTCAGGGATCACTTCGTAGCACCAACATGCAG GTTCAAATGCTTGGGATACATGTGCTAAAAACTTGTGCGCAGAGAGAGCTAACTGAAGTTTCACAAACAGAGACTCATTCTTTCATGATATTACTTGGGGAATTACTAGGAGATGTGTTTGATTTGATGCAAACTGCACTGAAG AATTGTTCAAGCCAGGAATCTGTCAACGTGATTGATGATTGTTTAAAATTGCTGTTCCTCTTCCACACACTAGCACAATCACAGAAATACCAGCAAGAGGCTACAGTACTTCTGTTGGATGCCTTGCTGATGGTTTTCTATTTGTCCGATGATAATGCTTCACAG GAACTTGCTGAAGTAAATACCATCTCCAAGAAGTTCTTCTCTCATTTTATTCAGATTCCATCAGCCGCCATACAGATCAAAGATGTAATGCTGTCAGCACCACCTACAAAAAGACAGCAGCTTCAG GACATGATCCGAGCTTCAGTCAGCCATGGTCAGATCATGGTGCCATTGAATACGAGTGCACAATCACAGCAGAATGTTCAGGATAGCAGTAAAAAACCTGGGTCTGTAGCCATAGCGTCTGGTGCTGATGCAGTCGAAGAGAAGGACGGAAATGAAGTTAGTGATGATGACTGGGATGATGATTGGGACACTTTCCAATCTCTTCCCGCAACTGCTACCAAGGATGATGCAGATTCTGCTATAGCTGTCTCACCTATTCCTGAACAGGGCTCCATTGCAAGTTCTCAAGAACAGATCCATCAGGGAAATACTAATCATGATATTGGTGATATGGATGTAGCAGTGGGCACAATAGAAGGCAGAAAATCTGCTGACAGAGTATTTGGGGAAGCCTCTGCTTCACAATGCTCTAGCCCTAAGCCACAGATCAATAGAGAATCCCTAGAGTCGTCGTATGAAGATGACGAGGAAGTTCCAAGATATCCAGCAGTTGATTGCGTGGAGCAACCGGCGGATGTTCTGATGAATGATAAGACAGTGAGTGAATTGCCGCAGGACCATGACAACCAGTTTGGTTGTAACGAAAGAAACAATGGTGACCTGGAAGATGAGGGCACTGATTCAGCTATCGAAGATAACAAGGAGGATGCTCTTGGAGGAACTCGAAGCTCCGAGGGAGATGCCCTAGATGAAAATATTGCTTGCAGAGATGATTCCACTGACAGTTTGAACAAGAGTTCAGATGTTGTGGTTAGTGAGGGCAGCGACATGCCATCAACTGTTGATACTAAGGAGTCTGGGGTAGAGTTAGCACCTTCCTCTCATGGCCCTGGTACGATGAATGCTAGCTTATCCGGGAATCATATCAGTACAAGCAAAGCAAGCGAACACCCTGGTAGTGCCGACACCGAACCAGAATCATCGGTAGGTGAAAGCTCAGAATCATAA